The genomic window AAGAAGAAGGGGCTGACCACCACAGCTATACCCTCAGTGAATATCAGCATTTCACTGACCATCGGTCGGGTGCAGGACAGCTGCAGCAGGGGAGTGATGTCGCAAAAGAAATGGGTGACTCGGTTGCCACAGAAGGTTAAGCGGGTGATGAGCATGGTATAAAGGAGGCTGTTGAGGCTGACAACCACCCATGAGGTCAATGTTATACGCAGACACAGGGGGTGGCTGACAATGGCAGAGTATCTTAAAGGGTCACAAATGGCAACATAGCGGTCATATGCCATGGCTGCCAGCAAGTGGCCTTCCATGCTTCCCACAGCCATAAAGAAGAACAACTGGATGATGCAGCAGTTATAGGAGATGGTGCGACTCACAGACAAGGTGTGCACCAGCATCTGAGGAACAGTGATGGTTGTCAGAGATATGTCAATGAAGGAAAGCTGGCCGAGAAGAAAATACATGGGGGTCTGAAGCCTGGGGTCTGAGCAAGCAACAGTCACCAAGAGAGCATTGCCCATAACTGCAACCAGGTACATGGTAAGGACAGTTCCAAAAATAATTGGCTGCATCTCTGGCCGGCTGGACAAGCCCAGTAGGATAAATTCAGTCACTTCCGTCCTGTTCCTAGTGGCCATCCTCCATGTCTGCTTCATCTGGACACAGGGAGGAGCGGAgttggaaaaggaaagaaggaagtcaaggCGCAGTGAGACCCCAGAGTCTCTGCATCTCAGATGGGCCACCAGGGTGAGCATCCGGTCCTAACTTCAAGAAGAACAAAATATCAAGAGGCTCATTTTGTTCTTTGGCAGGGTTTTCTGGAATGAGAGTAGTGATTAATAGTATCACTGATTTATTCATGATGAATTctcttttaataatatttatttgaaagagtgacagagaaaaagagagacacacagagggaaacagatcttccatccactggttcactccataaatggctgctatccctggaactgagccaggactccatctagatctcccacacgggagtcaggaccccaagcacttgggccttcatctgctgctttctcaggtgcgttagtagggagctggatcagaagcatgacagctgggactcagactgatgctctgatttgggatgatggcatcgttagcatcagcttaacccactgtgccacaacaccagccctatgattaatatttaataaataatataatctgCCAGTGGATGGGATTCTCACATTTTTTCAGTTAACATTTTCCCAACAAGCAGAATATCAGGTGTATCGAAGAGGTAACTTCTGAGGTTTCTGATAGAAATAAAGATActtttggggctgacactgtggtatagtaggctaagcctccagctgtagtgttggaatcccatatgggtgcgagttctagtcccggctgttcctcctctgatccagctctctgctatggcctgggaaagcagtggaagatggcccaagtgcttgggaccctgcacccaagagggagacctggaagaagctcctggctcctggcttcagatcagcccagctctggccattgcagccatttggggaatgaaccagtgaatgaaagacctttctctctgtctccctctctaactctatcaaataaataaatacctgtctttccctctctaattctctctcaaataaatatttcaagaagATACTTTTATGAAATACTATATTTCTATATGAACACgagggaaataattttaaaatagtcgAGTATATGTTTCAGAGAGTATATAATTAAAGAGGGATCCATTACTCTAGGCTTGCCTACCTCCATGTTTAAACTCTATGTCTCTAAATAATATGCTGCTTTcttattcatctattttttatagatttaagatttttttggctCTCTATAAAAGATAGTTTTATCTTTATTacattattcccactcttctctcctttccccaatttttgattattattttagttCTTTGGTGTACTTAGATCTATATTTCTTGTTCCACCAACTTTACACTCAACGTCTCTTCCCCTCCTTACCCTGTACCCTGACCAGACTTCTGAAAGCTGTACCGTCACTTGCATGTGGCCAAGGTTGAAGACACATAAATTCTGGCTTATCACCATGGTTAAGTCTTCCAGGTGAGAATGCAAGTCCGTAGAGAACCTTTGTGTGATTATACCTGAATGAACATTACCTACAGCAGAGCCACATGTGTGCCATGATCATCCAACCGTCCCATGCTCTATTCTACCATATTCTTCAGAttcaaaaaaaataagtgttcTCTTCTAATACTTTATCAACTCTTCCAAATAACACTGCCTTCATAAGCcttctaatttcttttatttttctaatatagaAGTACTATATATGCATGTAGACGTGTATGTTTGCATTTACAATATATATCTACACACATTAATGCATCTGCATACACATTTACCATCTGCACCACTAGGCCTTCTATGGCTTCCGTGACAGGAAGACTCCCAGCCTCCATGGTTCTCAGGCCTTGGTAGTCACATCTTTGTGCAATCTCCTcttctggcatgtttctaaccAACAGAATACAGCAAAGCTGACTGGATGCCATAGCCATAATTAAGTTACAGGATCCTGTAACTTCCATCTCACTAGCAGGCTCTCTTCATTGCTTTCTTGGCTGACACGCCTTACAAAGCAAGTTGCCATGGTGTCAAGGTTCACAAAGCAATAAACTTCCTTGATCGTTGTATATATTAGCATTTTTCATGTTTCCCGTACACTTGATTGTGGTTTCCTTGTTTCTTATCATCTAATATTGTTGATGAGAAGCAAGTATGCTGCCAGTCTGATTACTGttctttttcaagtatttttcttcCTGGTATTGTTTTTTACACCATGGCAatttattaacaaaaaaaaaaaaaaccataatcaGGGAGTCCTGTTCACAGGCAGCAACCACAGTGACCTCCTTCCTGCAGGTGCTGTTGGAGGGGGTGGGGTGACACCCTCAATTGGCCGATTTTTATACCCACATGGGCAAGGGCTCTGCGAGCTGACTGGGCCCCTGGTCCAGGAGTCTTGGTCCTgtttcctgctgtggcctggagtttGATGTGTAGGGAAGTGACTCCCAGCTCCTTGCCCCTCTGGGATGCCCACCCTGGGCAGTCAACGTAGCAGCATAGGGCGAGGATTCATCTCCATCAGCCTTCACAAGTCACTCACAGGTGGTTTCCTTGCCAGAAAGATCAGTGACATGGATTAAGGTGTCACGGAAGGATGCAAAGGCGTGGCAGACACCAAAGACCTTCTCTCCTTCGCCCCGAGGCTCGAGGCTGATGGCCTgccctttctcctttcccttcccttgcaAGGTGCCATTTCTGCTCATCTCCACCCAACTCTGCTGGAAacactgtcaatttttttttgaatctgtGTTCCTAGCATCCTAAATTTTATAAAGACACTGCTGCATGTAGATTTTTATTTCACTATGGCTGTGATGTGCTAGGAGATCTTTGGAATCTGAAGACACATGCCCTCTTCAGCTCTGAGAAATCTGAGaaattttcttctgtagtttctTATTTTCTACTTCAATTACCACCTCccacaatttttttctaaaattctttttaactGAATATTAAacttcttcaatttatttatctgttttctaTCTCTCTATATTTCTAGTCTATGCTCTGGGATATTAGTAATCTATAGTTGATATTTCTTTGATTctcaaaaaattatatatgtaacaTCATGAGTTCTTTACTGTTTCatttactcttttaaaataatatcctgTTCggcaggtgccacggctcactaggctaatcctccgccttgtggcgccagcacaccgggttctagtcccggtcagggtgccggattctgtcccggttgcccctcttccaggccagctctctgctgtggccagggagtgcagtggaggatggcccaagtccttgggccctgcaccccatgggagaccaggataagtacctggctcctgccatcggatcagcgcggtgcaccggctgcagcgcactggccgcggcggccattggagggtgaaccaacggcaaaggaagacctttctatctgtctctctcattgtccactctgcctgtcaaaaaaaaaataataatatcctGTTCTTGTTTTAAGAAAGCAGTTCTCTgagaatacatattttatattatccCTTGTAATTTAAATGATTGGAATTTCTTTCAGAGTcacttatttagtttttaaaatattgcctTTTCTCTTTGATATTCCTGGTTTGTCATATCTGGTGCCTTGGGCTTGCTTGTTCTAGGTAGTAAGCATACTTTCTTATGCTGTTGTTTTGTGTATATGAGTCCACACTATTCTCCATCAGGAACAAGGAAGCTAACTATCTGGCCATATGGGGCGCTAACCTTTATGTTACTTGTCCCAAACAAAAttgatgacctttctctctgcgcTAATAATCAAGCTGATAGctttaattctttctctttctccctttttggGTGTTCTCAGAGTATCTTAGTGCTGCTTTCCTTCCATGTCTTAGGAACGCGTGGTCATGTCACATCTTCAAATGGTTCTCCTTCCTTTCCATGGAGGGGATTTCCCCCCTTATTCCTCTGTTGAGATCTCAGAGACACGGAGGAGCACACTTCTATTCAGTCTGGCTCTGGTTTCTATCACCACTATAGAAATTTAGTCAACAAAAGGGATTAGATAAATCATCCATTAATAAGGGGTATCTCCCCTGAATAGTGTTGAAAATACTAAATTGATTACCTTTTAGACTGCTGGTTAGCAGGTCAGACATCTGCGTTGTCTTTCATCACAAAGACACTCAGTTGATTAGGCTCTAGCACTCTTTTGGACCTGTCACAATTTCCTAAGGCACATCTAATCCCCTTTGTCATACATTTTCAGACCATCTTTAATGAGTGGATCACATCTATAAATATTAAAGCCAACTATTACGTATTGTTTCTCATAACAGCTTCTACAGCTCTAAATAAACCTTACTCTAATACCTTAAATGACAATTACATTGAACCTAACATAACAGGGAAATTACTCCTGTAATTACGTGGCAGGAACATACAAAGTGTCTCAGAGCATCAATGAGTAAGGATGGaatgataaagaaataaaaaggatagcATACCAAACTCAGAATTCATAGATGCATGTTATCAAGCGCAATGCCATTTGACCCACCAGCTCCTGCTTGTTATTTTTAGCCCCTGTCTATACCTCTGGGAAACAGTGGCCTTTTtaccttttacttgttgaacattttgGCTAGTGGTGCATTAACCccatgattataaagcaaattgaaattatgttattgtaaaaatcaaagaaaaaaaggaaggcaggaaggggtattgagggagggaaggaagtacgGTTATCAGAACTGTAGCTATgaaatcagttttctttatattaataaaaattaaaaaaataaaagtcctcATATTGGAGAAAAAACATGGATATTAACCTGTGGAGGTGAAATAAAACTTTGACTTTTCAGAAAGGCATACTGACTGTATAGATAAAGAACCTTGAAATTATGTACAACTTTTGACTAAGGAATTAATTTGGGGGGAATTTAACTAATAAAATAACTAAGGATAACCATAGATGATTTGTACAGGAATATTCATTAAAGGATAATTCAAAGTAGCATACAACTTAGTTGTACAGTGATGTGAGACAAGGTCAATAAATTTCAGTACACTCACATAACAAATTATTTAGCCATCAGGAATAATGCTTTAGACCACATTTAAAGGTGTGATAAAATTAGTCATAGTATAAACCATACTTGAAAATGTGTAATAAAAAATGTGTAATACACATATGCAGGATGGTCATAGCTTATCAGACATGTATTAAAATggccaaaaaatattaaaaataataatttctggatatataatttatatagttTTAATTTATCCATATTTTGTGACCTACATTTTCTGAAATGAATTATAATTACAGCAATTATAATTTATAGTGAGGTTAAAGATTTAATGTAATAAAAAAGCAGATGAAAGAAAACAGTAAGGATGGCAATGTCCTCATCTACACTCTAAGGGGAAAGGCTAAAGCTAGGCTTTATTTGGGCTAGATACTTTCCATCTTTTCcagaagagaaagacaaaaattatatcaaattcaAAGAATGCATCAATTAGTAAGCCAGTAATCATTGTGGGAtcctaaaataataaatcatCTCAAATTAATAATCAAAACTCTGTTCTAAGGATATCTCTctcagtctttgttttttttttttttttttaaactctaaaaATCAGACATGGAGCAGACACTTAAACATGAAGAAAACTTACATTGGCCAGTGTCTGCTCTTTGTCTCTAATTCTTCCTGGATGCTTCCCTGTGTCAGTGGGTATAGTTCGAACTGTAAGCTCTTGTGATACTACTACTCAAGGCAGAACCGCATACAGACGTTGACATGGATGTACAGATGAgggtaaaagagaaaaagagatgggaAGGAATAGAGATGGAGTAAGTCCCTTCCTGGAGGAAGGATGAGAGACAATGACCTCTgaaaaggaaaatgcagcataaaCAGGTTAATGATACATTATGAGGATGAGAACATAATAACACAGCGAGTCCATTTTCTTCCAAGCTAAGAAAAGTGGTATCACGAAGCTAATTGTATGCCACAGCGTATCAAGCAATGATAGTGCAAGTGTTGTTCGATTTCCTCAAGGATTAATTTTTGTACTTTCCCTATTTTCCAGTATCTCAACACCACTGTTATCAGAGCCTCAACTCTGGATCTCGTTCAGGCAACTTAGAGGTAGCAAGGACAGGTAGCCAGTGTCGGGGAAAGATGAAGAGAGAAGTTCTTTCAGGAGAGAGATGAAGATATGCACATGGTCAGCACTTGAATACCCCAAAACAATGAACTAAGTTTAAATGTGGAAGagcaacaacaaaaggaagaattCCTGGAAAGGGGCAGGTAAGTACCTCAGGATTTTCAGGTCCTACCTGCTGCTTCTGGGACGTCTAGGGTCGTGGAGGAGAGAGCTCTAGCGCCAAGCCCAACCCTGCTTACTCTTGACTTTCCTCGTTGATGGGAGTACCAGGGGACATACAGTGGGTCTCTACAGTTTTACTAATATCTGAGGATTAGGAATAAGACCTATTCAATGCCTTCATGATCCAAATTCCCCTTATAGTCTGTTCCCTCTCTTGGGTTAATAAAGCACACAGGTATAAATGAAAAGGTTCTTTTGTCTGGTCTCAGAAGATCTTCCAAACTCTCACATCATACATCAGGTTCTCTCTGCCACGTTTCATACATCTAAGAACCATGAAATGTCTCTCCATATCATCCCTTATTGCATGACTGTATCATCCATCTCAGCATTCATATTTTTGCTCAAAAATCTAGCTTTCCCTATTTACAGTGACAATACCTGCATCCTAGTGCTTCTCTTGACTGAGATACTTGTGCCTTATTctattctttggttttcttggtgCCAACTTCACACTGTTTTCTATCAAATGACTGTAatccattatttttaattccctttccATTTACTGTTAGGGCTGGGTATTGGCTTACTATCACCCATGCTCTGTATCTGCCATCAAATACCCAAGTTAGACCacctgggcagagctgtgctaCCTCTTGCTCACATCATCCTAAAATCTAGGATCCCCTTTTTGTCACTTTCCACAAGAGTCTACAGCGCAGTTCATGAAGCAGGCTCACCTACACACACTCACTCTGGGACTCTACTAACCTCAGGAGGCTCCACTGTGCTCAGATGAGGCACTAACTAGAATGTGTTGAGCCCATCCACCTTCCTTTATCAAATGGGATTAATGGAGGAGCCTGCTTATTCTGCTTCTGTGTACCTAGGTATCACAGAAGTAAAACCCCCAAAACTTCTGAAAATAGTATATCCAAGGAAAGTCTTCCCTTAGGGGAACACCACTGTCTTGTCTAATGTTAACATTCAGGCAAGGAGAAACCCCAAAAGGAGAGCAATTCCCATCTCATCACATTAAGAGGCCATCACTGCTAACCTGGTCCCTCTGTAATTACTGTTTTCTATTCATCTGAACTCAGCTAATTGGTGTGCAAGGCATGAGGTTTTGTAAGAAAGTAGTGGGACAACTCTGACCACTGGCATCATGCTTCCATCCTGTTCTCCAAAGATTCTTCTCACTTCCTTCCCATCACCCAAATCTATCTTTTTGCTGGATTAAAGTCTAGCCATTTCACTTATCAGTTTCAGAGCTGTGATCCTCAGAACTGGTTTAAATTAAGTcttgagaaataaaagaaaaagcagggAGTGGCACatcatcttgaaaaaaaatctgagctaCATACAAAAGCATAAATcttgttctcatttttaaatagcaTAATAATGGCACATGGCTTATTCATATAAGTTATACACAATGAAAATAATCACAAATTTGGTACATTACAGTATTCTTCTACCATTCACCTCTATGGAAAAATTCACTAGCTTGAAAACCAAACTACTAGTTGATATATATGATCAAAGTCCAGTGAAACACATAAAGAAATTCTCATCGATATTCTCAAAAAAGCAGTGGTAGTGCTTGTGTTATCTGACTTCCTCAAAGATTCATCTCTATACTTTCCCTATTTTCAAGAGCCACAGTGTGacatttgttatatttattgaGAAGAATCTATTCAAGTTTCTAAAAACAACTTTATTTGCTTTTCAGGGGAGTGACTGCTTCCAATGGATACAAACTAATGGCACatacaattctatttttatttctctttttttggacaggcagagttagacagtgagaaagacagagagaaaggtcctccttttctgttggttcacccccaaatggctgctacggctggcacgctgcaccgatccgaagccaggagccaggtacttcctcctggtctctgatgtgggtgcagggcccaagcacctggaccatcctccactgccttcccaggccacagcagaaagctggactggaagaggagaaaccgggacagaaccagcgccccaactgggacaagaacccggggtgccggcgccacaggcagaggattagccatggcaccggcctctatttttatttctaatgaatATATGCAGATATTGAAAAGCAAAA from Oryctolagus cuniculus chromosome 1, mOryCun1.1, whole genome shotgun sequence includes these protein-coding regions:
- the LOC100345118 gene encoding olfactory receptor 1f45-like, producing the protein MLTLVAHLRCRDSGVSLRLDFLLSFSNSAPPCVQMKQTWRMATRNRTEVTEFILLGLSSRPEMQPIIFGTVLTMYLVAVMGNALLVTVACSDPRLQTPMYFLLGQLSFIDISLTTITVPQMLVHTLSVSRTISYNCCIIQLFFFMAVGSMEGHLLAAMAYDRYVAICDPLRYSAIVSHPLCLRITLTSWVVVSLNSLLYTMLITRLTFCGNRVTHFFCDITPLLQLSCTRPMVSEMLIFTEGIAVVVSPFFFILGSYARIGVAIARMRSVAALRKSLSTCSSHILVVLLLYGSVIRMYLRPSSSYDLHQDRQVAIFYTVVTPMLNPLIYSLRNQEVKEALQRLCKKLCSSGNLQPGSQASKEWQRLS